The genomic stretch TTGCTTAATTAGGATTCCCTCGCTTAGTGTAGGTTTTCATTGAGGTATTTTTTACAAAATCTACCATTGTTTATAATAAAGAAGAAAAAGAGTTCATTTTTAATGGTTGGAGTTTATAAAGTGCACCTAATCTATTTTTACAGTATGGTGATATAGGGGGAATAGGTGCGCTATTAAAGATACGCTGTTATTGTACGAAAGAAAATTATAAAAGGATTTTAAATTTTTCTAAAATTAGCCAATTAATATAGGCAATTATAAACAAAAAGAAAACAACCTTAAAGCTGCGTTTAATAATTTTCAGTTTGGCACAGACAAAATCGATTTTAAATTGAAAATTGCGAAATTGTTTTGAGTAGAGAAGTTCAAAATTAAAGAAATATTTGAAGGAGTGGTTTTAATCGTTAATAATTCGTATGATATTTCTTTTATTAATGTTTGCAATCTGATCATAAAGATTACAAGTCTGCTGCTGTACAAGGTTTAAAAAACTAAAGAGAGTTTTATAGAAAAAAGCTACAATACACTCGTTTTTGAAATCAATGTTAAAGCCGCTTGATAAACTATTTTGAATAAATACTGTGTATTTCTGACATTGGCCAAATATGATAAGAGTGATAGGTAACTCTCTATTTTTAGATAAGTTATGGACCATTAATGGCCCTTAAGAAAAATTGAAAAACGTAAAATCCTGCTTTTATCGTATCATATGGCTCTGTAAGAGTTTTAAAAGTTTATTGAGAGGTATTTGGTTTAGAAGATGATGTTGCTCCTATAGCATCTACGGAAAAGTCAACATTAATTGCTCCAGCTTTCTCAAATGTTAATTTTGCATTGATTTTATTGCCTTGTTGAAATGGCTGTGAAAGTCCTATAAACATAATGTGATTACCACCAGGTTTCAATATGATTTCACCATTACCGGGAATTTCAATGCCATTAGACAGTTTTTTCATTTGCATAATATTGTTAACTGCTGCCATGGAATGAATTTCTGTTTCTTGTACTCCGTCCATTGAAATAGCAATTAACCGATCAGGGGTGTTACCATGATTAATAATATGGAGATAACCGCTACCAACTTTTGCACTTTTAGGTGTTTCTCGTGTCCAAGGGTAGATGATTTCTAAGTCGCCAAGTTTATATTGGTTAACATTTGCAATTGCAGGTAGGGTTATAAAAGTACACAAGATACAAGTGATAATAGTTTTAAATGCATATTGCGTATAAGTAGTGTGTGTGTCCATAAAACTCTCCATTTTAGAGCGGATTGGTTTATTTTTAGTTTGTTAAACTCATGTTAATTTTAAGTGCAATTCTTATACATATCAATAAAAGGTAATATTGCACAAATT from Bartonella sp. WD16.2 encodes the following:
- a CDS encoding copper chaperone PCu(A)C codes for the protein MDTHTTYTQYAFKTIITCILCTFITLPAIANVNQYKLGDLEIIYPWTRETPKSAKVGSGYLHIINHGNTPDRLIAISMDGVQETEIHSMAAVNNIMQMKKLSNGIEIPGNGEIILKPGGNHIMFIGLSQPFQQGNKINAKLTFEKAGAINVDFSVDAIGATSSSKPNTSQ